One part of the Nitrospira sp. genome encodes these proteins:
- a CDS encoding hemerythrin domain-containing protein, whose amino-acid sequence MVSQGSRRAGIAVDPVALLKREHQMILDRLEMVEAAMSPRPLGSDALKRTNRETLRELLEFFIGPVDVHFKREAMLVDELRRILGRKQEDPDSFQSFLDEHQALKVDGAAVMRQLGGNRGDRREAAAASALRNRRTLSGTLHALIRRYREQIACEERLLFALAEMRLTAEQRRRISRRMLQV is encoded by the coding sequence ATGGTGTCTCAAGGTAGCAGACGAGCGGGGATCGCCGTCGATCCGGTGGCGCTGCTGAAACGGGAGCACCAGATGATTCTTGACCGACTGGAGATGGTCGAAGCGGCAATGAGCCCACGCCCCCTCGGGAGCGATGCGCTAAAGCGGACAAACCGGGAGACGCTCCGGGAACTGCTCGAATTCTTTATCGGTCCTGTAGACGTGCATTTTAAGCGGGAGGCCATGCTGGTGGATGAACTCCGGCGAATCCTTGGACGCAAACAGGAAGACCCAGACTCGTTCCAGAGTTTCTTGGACGAACACCAGGCGCTCAAAGTTGATGGGGCCGCGGTGATGAGGCAGTTGGGGGGCAATCGGGGCGACCGTCGCGAGGCCGCCGCCGCAAGCGCATTGAGGAACAGGCGAACGTTGAGCGGAACGTTGCACGCACTCATTCGTCGCTATCGAGAACAGATCGCCTGCGAGGAGCGGCTGCTGTTCGCCTTAGCCGAGATGCGGTTGACGGCCGAGCAGCGGCGGCGAATCAGCCGGCGCATGTTGCAAGTATGA
- a CDS encoding Crp/Fnr family transcriptional regulator, whose product MVKRRPCLIENCSSCGLRAKVVLCDIAGDDLAEFQHIKRTLEYAPHQTVFYEGHLCLGLYLLCAGKVKLTRSSTRGRRQIVRILGPGELIEKHVFGERALHEVTCETLEPSQVCVIDKARYLAVIQRNPQLAIKLIQLLSNEVGVNMDHLDQFTFKTARERLAALLLDLGDRFGKKDDDHVRVGLTLKREEVAEMAGITVETAIRLLGVFRDEGILTLDGRTITLLNPDRLSRIAQR is encoded by the coding sequence GTGGTGAAACGGAGGCCCTGCCTCATCGAGAATTGCAGCAGCTGCGGGCTTCGCGCGAAGGTCGTGCTGTGCGATATTGCCGGGGACGACCTCGCCGAATTTCAGCACATCAAACGCACGCTCGAGTATGCCCCTCACCAGACCGTATTCTATGAAGGTCATCTGTGCTTGGGCCTCTACCTCTTGTGTGCTGGCAAGGTCAAGCTCACGCGCTCCTCAACGCGAGGCCGTCGGCAGATCGTCCGCATCCTGGGGCCTGGTGAGTTGATCGAGAAACACGTCTTCGGTGAACGGGCCCTCCACGAAGTCACCTGCGAGACATTGGAACCGTCTCAAGTCTGCGTCATCGATAAAGCACGCTACCTTGCTGTCATCCAGCGAAATCCCCAACTGGCGATTAAGTTGATCCAGCTCCTCAGCAACGAAGTCGGGGTCAACATGGATCATCTCGATCAATTCACTTTCAAAACCGCTCGCGAACGATTGGCCGCTTTGCTGCTGGATCTCGGCGATCGATTCGGTAAAAAAGACGACGATCATGTCCGGGTTGGCCTCACCCTCAAACGGGAAGAAGTGGCGGAGATGGCCGGCATTACGGTGGAAACCGCCATCCGACTGCTCGGCGTCTTTCGTGATGAGGGAATATTGACCCTCGATGGACGGACCATCACCTTGTTGAATCCCGACCGCCTCTCCAGAATTGCCCAGCGCTGA
- a CDS encoding SUMF1/EgtB/PvdO family nonheme iron enzyme: MRKQRRGVSRALKRAGQALVIGAALFALIPIARALDTQDIIVEWTPEGKALAEQRVATMKFKEELVLIPAGEFIMGSDKKTDRVAYRSEMPQRRVYLDAYEIDKYEVTNLHYLKYILATGKLPQLDWRYDGGNFQESMANHPIMHVSWYDAAAYCKWAGMRLPTEAEWEKAARGEDGRLNPWGNQSAGLSRANFGRTGLSGPVRDRPERLLMYPPLISVDKYDNAVSPYGLYQTLGNVSEWVNDWYDQDYYKTAPSRNPQGPDSGSQKAFRGGGWMDSTTTMRVAMRNGTDPTTKINWMGFRCARDAKQDTGAKVSLTKE; this comes from the coding sequence ATGAGAAAACAGCGAAGGGGAGTGTCACGGGCTCTCAAACGCGCCGGGCAAGCACTGGTGATCGGAGCGGCATTGTTCGCACTGATTCCGATTGCACGTGCGCTGGACACGCAGGACATCATCGTCGAGTGGACGCCGGAAGGAAAAGCCCTCGCGGAACAGCGCGTGGCGACGATGAAATTCAAGGAAGAGCTGGTGTTGATTCCGGCCGGCGAGTTCATCATGGGCAGCGACAAGAAGACCGATCGTGTGGCCTATCGGTCCGAGATGCCGCAGCGCCGGGTGTATCTGGATGCCTATGAGATCGATAAATATGAGGTCACCAACCTGCACTATTTGAAGTACATTCTGGCGACCGGCAAATTGCCGCAACTGGACTGGCGGTATGACGGGGGGAATTTCCAGGAGTCGATGGCGAACCATCCGATTATGCACGTCAGCTGGTACGATGCCGCCGCCTATTGCAAGTGGGCCGGCATGCGGTTGCCGACGGAAGCGGAGTGGGAAAAGGCAGCTCGCGGCGAGGATGGTCGTTTGAATCCCTGGGGCAACCAATCAGCAGGATTGAGCCGCGCCAATTTTGGCCGCACCGGTCTGTCTGGTCCGGTCCGTGACCGACCGGAACGGCTGCTGATGTATCCGCCGCTCATCTCCGTCGACAAATACGACAACGCCGTGAGCCCCTATGGGCTGTATCAAACCCTAGGAAACGTGTCCGAGTGGGTCAATGATTGGTATGACCAGGACTATTACAAGACGGCGCCGAGCCGGAATCCGCAAGGACCGGACTCCGGCTCGCAGAAGGCGTTTCGCGGCGGTGGGTGGATGGATAGCACGACCACCATGCGGGTCGCGATGCGGAACGGGACCGATCCAACCACCAAGATCAATTGGATGGGTTTCCGTTGTGCGCGTGATGCCAAGCAAGACACGGGAGCAAAGGTGTCCTTGACGAAGGAGTAG
- a CDS encoding formylglycine-generating enzyme family protein — MTRTGRIVRAMMAVVGLLTWLGMAGWASADHELPKPPPLWSPLDEAERLALIEVPSGMAPVPAGPFLMGSDPKVDRAAGPQEQPQHTVHVDAFRIDRYEVSNVNYLRYVLATGAAWPHYWRAQPFPEKMAKHPVIGVSWREADAYCRWRGARLPTEAEWEKAARGEDGRMFPWGNEPAGWIKSNIAHPGSKRGAKYPPLANVDRYDNGVSPYGVYQLAGNVSEWVADWFDPEYYRREKNQNPLGPESGQDKVFRGGSWNEDPEVARSAGRNSGGLDHWSYLTGFRCAQSDDNSRQLSAIDPELLRKADR, encoded by the coding sequence ATGACAAGAACGGGACGCATCGTAAGAGCAATGATGGCGGTGGTCGGTCTCCTGACCTGGTTGGGCATGGCAGGCTGGGCTTCTGCCGATCATGAATTGCCGAAGCCCCCGCCCCTGTGGTCTCCGCTCGATGAAGCGGAGCGACTCGCCTTGATCGAGGTGCCGAGTGGCATGGCGCCGGTACCGGCCGGGCCGTTTCTCATGGGAAGCGACCCGAAAGTCGATCGGGCCGCCGGCCCGCAGGAACAGCCGCAGCATACGGTGCATGTCGATGCCTTTCGCATCGACCGGTACGAGGTCAGCAATGTGAACTATCTCCGGTACGTATTGGCGACGGGCGCGGCGTGGCCGCACTACTGGCGGGCCCAGCCCTTCCCGGAGAAGATGGCCAAACATCCGGTCATCGGCGTGTCGTGGCGGGAAGCCGATGCCTATTGCCGTTGGCGCGGCGCCCGACTTCCGACGGAGGCGGAATGGGAAAAGGCGGCACGGGGAGAAGACGGACGCATGTTTCCCTGGGGCAATGAGCCAGCCGGATGGATCAAAAGCAACATCGCACATCCCGGGTCTAAACGCGGGGCGAAGTATCCGCCGTTGGCGAATGTCGATCGATACGACAACGGCGTGAGTCCGTACGGCGTCTATCAACTGGCGGGCAATGTGAGCGAATGGGTCGCGGATTGGTTCGACCCCGAGTATTACCGCCGGGAGAAGAACCAGAATCCGCTGGGCCCGGAGTCGGGGCAGGATAAGGTGTTTCGCGGAGGGTCGTGGAATGAAGATCCCGAAGTCGCTCGTTCCGCGGGGCGGAATTCCGGTGGCCTGGATCACTGGAGCTATTTGACGGGATTTCGTTGTGCGCAATCGGACGACAATAGCCGCCAACTGTCGGCGATCGATCCGGAACTTCTTCGGAAGGCCGATCGCTGA
- a CDS encoding carboxypeptidase regulatory-like domain-containing protein yields MKQCVSRWGFSLAAALAVFLTSGPASAYEEVSVAEGGTITGTVKLDGAVPKPKGYNLTTLPDPFYCGRISDGEGWRILQPFNVGAAGEFRDVVVYLEGIEKGKAFAEKEVPQIEAKDCLFLPFTTVVRDDQSVTVVNMDPVMHDIQAYETSNLGARVLFNVPLPMNPQHPRNFKDRTEAGMYHKHMAGPPMKELVKLSKGRRIFVMQCGFHAYMESWGVAITNPYFAKTDEQGRFSMTDVPPGTYKLVVWHPYVRTATEQTVTVGPKGTVEVAIGVPAPIGRLYANEVLDHAYTRYNVTEEAKKEIDPLVQKQGH; encoded by the coding sequence ATGAAACAATGTGTGTCGCGTTGGGGCTTCAGCCTGGCGGCGGCTCTCGCCGTATTTCTTACAAGCGGCCCGGCGTCGGCCTATGAAGAAGTGAGCGTGGCGGAGGGGGGAACGATCACCGGCACCGTCAAGCTGGATGGGGCGGTCCCAAAACCGAAAGGGTACAACCTGACCACGCTTCCCGATCCGTTTTATTGCGGACGCATTTCCGACGGGGAAGGCTGGCGCATTCTGCAGCCGTTTAACGTCGGAGCCGCAGGGGAGTTTCGAGACGTGGTCGTCTATCTCGAAGGGATCGAGAAGGGGAAAGCGTTTGCGGAAAAAGAGGTGCCGCAAATCGAGGCCAAAGACTGCCTGTTCCTTCCCTTCACGACCGTCGTGCGCGACGATCAATCGGTCACGGTCGTCAACATGGATCCCGTGATGCACGATATTCAGGCGTATGAAACGTCGAACCTGGGCGCGCGCGTCTTATTTAACGTGCCGCTTCCGATGAATCCGCAACATCCGCGCAACTTCAAGGATCGAACCGAGGCGGGGATGTACCACAAGCATATGGCTGGTCCGCCGATGAAGGAGTTGGTGAAGCTCAGCAAGGGCCGCCGAATCTTCGTCATGCAATGCGGATTTCACGCGTACATGGAAAGCTGGGGGGTGGCCATTACCAATCCGTATTTTGCGAAGACGGACGAACAGGGGCGATTCAGCATGACCGATGTGCCGCCGGGCACGTACAAACTGGTCGTGTGGCATCCCTATGTCCGGACGGCGACGGAACAGACCGTTACGGTCGGGCCGAAGGGGACGGTGGAGGTCGCAATCGGGGTGCCGGCACCGATCGGCCGGCTCTATGCCAATGAGGTCTTAGACCATGCGTACACCCGGTACAACGTGACCGAGGAAGCGAAGAAGGAAATCGATCCACTGGTTCAAAAGCAAGGGCACTGA